The following are encoded together in the Oncorhynchus kisutch isolate 150728-3 linkage group LG8, Okis_V2, whole genome shotgun sequence genome:
- the LOC109895377 gene encoding zinc finger protein 280C isoform X1 — protein MSELFMECEEEELEPWQRQTPEVNLLGDGKHDDDDDEPIFVGELSTSKGTINTRPTNNQRNVKTTPVQSGGVGRPRAPRMTMTNSSPQAHLTQGPVPQNIIIPGKGLNNAPRPLTAVPPQPIIINNQGYIMTTPQLPANSAFLASLGKQYPPGTSFTVVPAGQQHILQQVTPGKPLPGVIHRPQVHMIHNNVVTLSNVQGPAALSSQPNRSNSTNLQIVSPVIQAKGNSWDYGKRGLPQDQNSTAKKAKQDMGSSHAQEILENGARFCKKCPKCKFDFYQQVVMKDHMVKCCPHLLECVFPSTPKSTYLFASKRIMLVTDFYYGRFEGDKPKLQQQKTPFTYKCQSCLKVLKNNVRFMNHMKHHLELEKQNSESWESHTTCQHCYRQYSTPFQLQCHVESAHSMVESSTNCKICELAFESEQVLLEHMKDNHKPGEMPYVCQVCNYRSSFFTDVDTHFRTVHENTKDLLCPFCLKVLKSGHVYMQHYMKHQKKGINRCGKCRLNFLTYKERVDHKTQHHKTFQKPKALEGLPPGTKVTIRASLTGPSPSSARAADKSSVSVIPEVPGMKAANVKAQSSTSTTQGSSGGKGKGTVSKKLLKQQKNNHVLQSLSIGDRRHTCIECYSEIHDFYSHYPMVAICGACKYRTSCKTSFGNHMIRFHSAISKERFRKMRKIPVVLRNLTLVCLNCDFLADAHGTDLMSKHLIDRPHHICKVILEKGEGGAVDDGIRGNKQGISALMFPDIQNAETATVSGAFDQFHSVPRLVETSNVLCITPAAERRDGPEVMHVQTQESGRGAVILLDNDDAAVNQLGEAEVQGLPHISTVDQSQGVTQATALETPMESSVEEDQSLQSGPMDRETTIGNSVEGEWREEQSLQSGLMESETPMESSVEVEQREERALQSATRSPTSSVACELGGETVRLHESLSKPESVSFDDSKVGASLETIPFKVVDQEVKDIVEAKDISSSQSPADVLHQRADDKDIPSSPKTLKGSASSE, from the exons ATGTCCGAGCTTTTTATGGAATGTGAGGAAGAGGAGCTGGAGCCATGGCAGAGACAGACACCAGAAGTTAATTTGTTGGGCGACGGTAAACATGATGATGACGACGACGAACCTATATTTGTTGGGGAGCTTAGTACTTCAAAGGGCACCATTAACACCAGACCAA CGAACAACCAAAGAAATGTGAAGACCACCCCAGTTCAAAGTGGTGGAGTTGGAAGACCAAGAGCCCCTAGGATGACAATGACAAACAGCTCCCCCCAAGCTCATCTCACTCAGGGTCCAGTTCCCCAGAACATCATAATTCCAGGGAAAGGGTTGAACAATGCACCTCGACCCTTAACAGCAGTACCACCACAACCCATCATTATCAACAACCAG GGTTACATTATGACCACACCACAGTTACCGGCCAACTCGGCTTTCCTTGCTTCCCTTGGGAAACAGTATCCCCCTGGGACATCTTTCACTGTGGTTCCag CAGGCCAGCAGCACATTCTGCAGCAGGTGACTCCAGGGAAGCCTTTACCTGGGGTTATCCACAGGCCTCAAGTGCACATGATCCACAACAACGTAGTGACCTTGTCCAATGTGCAGGGCCCCGCTGCATTGTCTTCCCAGCCCAACCGCTCAAATTCTACCAACCTCCAGATTGTGTCCCCGGTTATTCAAGCCAAAGGCAACAGCTGGG ACTATGGCAAACGAGGTTTACCTCAAGACCAAAACAGCACAGCTAAAAAAGCAAAGCAGGACATGG GGTCTTCCCACGCCCAGGAGATATTAGAAAATGGGGCACGTTTTTGTAAAAAATGTCCAAAGTGTAAATTTGATTTCTACCAACAAGTTGTCATGAAAGATCACATGGTG AAATGTTGTCCTCACCTGTTGGAGTGTGTCTTCCCCTCAACCCCAAAGTCTACTTACCTTTTTGCAAGCAAGCGCATCATGCTTGTCACAGACTTCTACTATGGTAGATTCGAGGGAGACAAACCAAAATTGCAGCAGCAGAAGACCCCATTTACCTATAAGTGCCAGAGCTGTTTGAAAGTACTCAAGAACAACGTCAG GTTCATGAACCACATGAAGCATCATCTGGAGctagagaagcagaacagtgagAGCTGGGAAAGCCACACTACCTGCCAACACTGCTACCGGCAGTACTCAACCCCATTCCAGCTGCAGTGCCACGTTGAGAGTGCCCACAGCATGGTCGAATCTTCAA CCAATTGCAAGATATGTGAATTAGCCTTTGAGTCTGAGCAAGTGCTCCTGGAACACATGAAGGACAATCACAAGCCTGGAGAGATGCCCTATGTCTGCCAG GTGTGCAACTACCGGTCTTCATTCTTTACCGATGTGGACACACACTTCCGTACGGTGCATGAAAACACAAAGGATCTCCTTTGTCCTTTCTGCCTTAAAGTTCTTAAAAGTGGTCATGTCTACATGCAGCACTATATGAAGCATCAG AAAAAAGGAATTAATCGTTGCGGGAAATGCAGGCTGAATTTCCTCACCTACAAGGAAAGAGTGGATCACAAGACTCAGCACCATAAGACTTTCCAAAAACCCAAAGCTCTGGAGGGCCTTCCTCCTGGAACCAAG GTGACTATCCGGGCCTCTCTGACAGGGCCATCTCCCAGTTCCGCCCGTGCTGCTGACAAATCCAGTGTCAGTGTCATACCAGAGGTCCCAGGCATGAAGGCAGCCAATGTAAAAGCTCAGAGCAGTACATCTACCACACAGGGCAGCAGTGGGGGGAAAGGCAAGGGCACAGTGAGCAAAAAGCTCCTCAAGCAGCAGAAGAACAACCATGTGTTGCAGAGTCTCAG TATTGGAGACAGACGACATACCTGCATTGAGTGCTACTCGGAGATTCATGACTTCTATAGTCACTATCCCATGGTTGCAATTTGTGGTGCATGCAAGTATCGGACGAGTTGCAAAACATCCTTTGGAAACCATATGATAAG GTTCCATAGTGCCATCTCAAAAGAGAGATTCCGGAAAATGAGGAAAATCCCAGTTGTCCTAAG GAATTTAACCCTTGTCTGTCTGAACTGTGACTTCCTGGCTGATGCGCATGGAACTGACCTCATGAGCAAGCATTTGATTGACAGACCACACCACATCTGTAAGGTCATACTAGAGAAAG GAGAAGGTGGTGCTGTAGATGACGGCATTAGAGG AAATAAGCAAGGGATCTCTGCTCTGATGTTCCCTGATATCCAG AATGCTGAAACTGCCACAGTGAGTGGCGCTTTTGACCAATTCCACAG CGTTCCCAGATTGGTGGAGACCTCCAATGTCTTGTGTATCACCCCAGCTGCTGAAAGAAGGGATGGGCCAGAGGTAATGCATGTTCAGACCCAAGAGTCAGGAAGAGGTGCTGTAATTCTACTAGACAACGATGATGCAGCAGTTAACCAGCTAGGAGAGGCAGAAGTGCAAGGGCTTCCACATATCTCTACAGTGGATCAGAGCCAGGGAGTCACACAGGCTACAGCGCTAGAAACACCCATGGAAAGTTCAGTTGAGGAAGACCAGTCTTTGCAGTCAGGGCCCATGGATAGAGAAACAACCATAGGAAACTCAGTTGAaggggagtggagagaagagCAGTCTTTGCAGTCAGGCCTCATGGAAAGTGAAACACCCATGGAAAGCTCAGTTGAGGTGGAGCAGAGGGAGGAGCGGGCTTTGCAGTCAGCGACCAGGTCCCCCACTAGTTCTGTGGCCTGTGAGTTAGGTGGGGAGACTGTGCGTTTGCATGAGTCATTAAGCAAACCGGAATCTGTCAGCTTTGACGACAGTAAGGTCGGCGCTTCCCTGGAGACCATCCCATTTAAGGTTGTAGACCAAGAGGTGAAAGATATCGTGGAAGCAAAGGACATCTCATCCTCTCAAAGTCCAGCTGACGTCCTGCATCAGAGGGCAGACGACAAAGACATTCCCTCCAGTCCTAAAACACTGAAGGGATCGGCGTCCTCGGAGTAG
- the LOC109895377 gene encoding zinc finger protein 280C isoform X2 → MSELFMECEEEELEPWQRQTPEVNLLGDGKHDDDDDEPIFVGELSTSKGTINTRPTNNQRNVKTTPVQSGGVGRPRAPRMTMTNSSPQAHLTQGPVPQNIIIPGKGLNNAPRPLTAVPPQPIIINNQGYIMTTPQLPANSAFLASLGKQYPPGTSFTVVPGQQHILQQVTPGKPLPGVIHRPQVHMIHNNVVTLSNVQGPAALSSQPNRSNSTNLQIVSPVIQAKGNSWDYGKRGLPQDQNSTAKKAKQDMGSSHAQEILENGARFCKKCPKCKFDFYQQVVMKDHMVKCCPHLLECVFPSTPKSTYLFASKRIMLVTDFYYGRFEGDKPKLQQQKTPFTYKCQSCLKVLKNNVRFMNHMKHHLELEKQNSESWESHTTCQHCYRQYSTPFQLQCHVESAHSMVESSTNCKICELAFESEQVLLEHMKDNHKPGEMPYVCQVCNYRSSFFTDVDTHFRTVHENTKDLLCPFCLKVLKSGHVYMQHYMKHQKKGINRCGKCRLNFLTYKERVDHKTQHHKTFQKPKALEGLPPGTKVTIRASLTGPSPSSARAADKSSVSVIPEVPGMKAANVKAQSSTSTTQGSSGGKGKGTVSKKLLKQQKNNHVLQSLSIGDRRHTCIECYSEIHDFYSHYPMVAICGACKYRTSCKTSFGNHMIRFHSAISKERFRKMRKIPVVLRNLTLVCLNCDFLADAHGTDLMSKHLIDRPHHICKVILEKGEGGAVDDGIRGNKQGISALMFPDIQNAETATVSGAFDQFHSVPRLVETSNVLCITPAAERRDGPEVMHVQTQESGRGAVILLDNDDAAVNQLGEAEVQGLPHISTVDQSQGVTQATALETPMESSVEEDQSLQSGPMDRETTIGNSVEGEWREEQSLQSGLMESETPMESSVEVEQREERALQSATRSPTSSVACELGGETVRLHESLSKPESVSFDDSKVGASLETIPFKVVDQEVKDIVEAKDISSSQSPADVLHQRADDKDIPSSPKTLKGSASSE, encoded by the exons ATGTCCGAGCTTTTTATGGAATGTGAGGAAGAGGAGCTGGAGCCATGGCAGAGACAGACACCAGAAGTTAATTTGTTGGGCGACGGTAAACATGATGATGACGACGACGAACCTATATTTGTTGGGGAGCTTAGTACTTCAAAGGGCACCATTAACACCAGACCAA CGAACAACCAAAGAAATGTGAAGACCACCCCAGTTCAAAGTGGTGGAGTTGGAAGACCAAGAGCCCCTAGGATGACAATGACAAACAGCTCCCCCCAAGCTCATCTCACTCAGGGTCCAGTTCCCCAGAACATCATAATTCCAGGGAAAGGGTTGAACAATGCACCTCGACCCTTAACAGCAGTACCACCACAACCCATCATTATCAACAACCAG GGTTACATTATGACCACACCACAGTTACCGGCCAACTCGGCTTTCCTTGCTTCCCTTGGGAAACAGTATCCCCCTGGGACATCTTTCACTGTGGTTCCag GCCAGCAGCACATTCTGCAGCAGGTGACTCCAGGGAAGCCTTTACCTGGGGTTATCCACAGGCCTCAAGTGCACATGATCCACAACAACGTAGTGACCTTGTCCAATGTGCAGGGCCCCGCTGCATTGTCTTCCCAGCCCAACCGCTCAAATTCTACCAACCTCCAGATTGTGTCCCCGGTTATTCAAGCCAAAGGCAACAGCTGGG ACTATGGCAAACGAGGTTTACCTCAAGACCAAAACAGCACAGCTAAAAAAGCAAAGCAGGACATGG GGTCTTCCCACGCCCAGGAGATATTAGAAAATGGGGCACGTTTTTGTAAAAAATGTCCAAAGTGTAAATTTGATTTCTACCAACAAGTTGTCATGAAAGATCACATGGTG AAATGTTGTCCTCACCTGTTGGAGTGTGTCTTCCCCTCAACCCCAAAGTCTACTTACCTTTTTGCAAGCAAGCGCATCATGCTTGTCACAGACTTCTACTATGGTAGATTCGAGGGAGACAAACCAAAATTGCAGCAGCAGAAGACCCCATTTACCTATAAGTGCCAGAGCTGTTTGAAAGTACTCAAGAACAACGTCAG GTTCATGAACCACATGAAGCATCATCTGGAGctagagaagcagaacagtgagAGCTGGGAAAGCCACACTACCTGCCAACACTGCTACCGGCAGTACTCAACCCCATTCCAGCTGCAGTGCCACGTTGAGAGTGCCCACAGCATGGTCGAATCTTCAA CCAATTGCAAGATATGTGAATTAGCCTTTGAGTCTGAGCAAGTGCTCCTGGAACACATGAAGGACAATCACAAGCCTGGAGAGATGCCCTATGTCTGCCAG GTGTGCAACTACCGGTCTTCATTCTTTACCGATGTGGACACACACTTCCGTACGGTGCATGAAAACACAAAGGATCTCCTTTGTCCTTTCTGCCTTAAAGTTCTTAAAAGTGGTCATGTCTACATGCAGCACTATATGAAGCATCAG AAAAAAGGAATTAATCGTTGCGGGAAATGCAGGCTGAATTTCCTCACCTACAAGGAAAGAGTGGATCACAAGACTCAGCACCATAAGACTTTCCAAAAACCCAAAGCTCTGGAGGGCCTTCCTCCTGGAACCAAG GTGACTATCCGGGCCTCTCTGACAGGGCCATCTCCCAGTTCCGCCCGTGCTGCTGACAAATCCAGTGTCAGTGTCATACCAGAGGTCCCAGGCATGAAGGCAGCCAATGTAAAAGCTCAGAGCAGTACATCTACCACACAGGGCAGCAGTGGGGGGAAAGGCAAGGGCACAGTGAGCAAAAAGCTCCTCAAGCAGCAGAAGAACAACCATGTGTTGCAGAGTCTCAG TATTGGAGACAGACGACATACCTGCATTGAGTGCTACTCGGAGATTCATGACTTCTATAGTCACTATCCCATGGTTGCAATTTGTGGTGCATGCAAGTATCGGACGAGTTGCAAAACATCCTTTGGAAACCATATGATAAG GTTCCATAGTGCCATCTCAAAAGAGAGATTCCGGAAAATGAGGAAAATCCCAGTTGTCCTAAG GAATTTAACCCTTGTCTGTCTGAACTGTGACTTCCTGGCTGATGCGCATGGAACTGACCTCATGAGCAAGCATTTGATTGACAGACCACACCACATCTGTAAGGTCATACTAGAGAAAG GAGAAGGTGGTGCTGTAGATGACGGCATTAGAGG AAATAAGCAAGGGATCTCTGCTCTGATGTTCCCTGATATCCAG AATGCTGAAACTGCCACAGTGAGTGGCGCTTTTGACCAATTCCACAG CGTTCCCAGATTGGTGGAGACCTCCAATGTCTTGTGTATCACCCCAGCTGCTGAAAGAAGGGATGGGCCAGAGGTAATGCATGTTCAGACCCAAGAGTCAGGAAGAGGTGCTGTAATTCTACTAGACAACGATGATGCAGCAGTTAACCAGCTAGGAGAGGCAGAAGTGCAAGGGCTTCCACATATCTCTACAGTGGATCAGAGCCAGGGAGTCACACAGGCTACAGCGCTAGAAACACCCATGGAAAGTTCAGTTGAGGAAGACCAGTCTTTGCAGTCAGGGCCCATGGATAGAGAAACAACCATAGGAAACTCAGTTGAaggggagtggagagaagagCAGTCTTTGCAGTCAGGCCTCATGGAAAGTGAAACACCCATGGAAAGCTCAGTTGAGGTGGAGCAGAGGGAGGAGCGGGCTTTGCAGTCAGCGACCAGGTCCCCCACTAGTTCTGTGGCCTGTGAGTTAGGTGGGGAGACTGTGCGTTTGCATGAGTCATTAAGCAAACCGGAATCTGTCAGCTTTGACGACAGTAAGGTCGGCGCTTCCCTGGAGACCATCCCATTTAAGGTTGTAGACCAAGAGGTGAAAGATATCGTGGAAGCAAAGGACATCTCATCCTCTCAAAGTCCAGCTGACGTCCTGCATCAGAGGGCAGACGACAAAGACATTCCCTCCAGTCCTAAAACACTGAAGGGATCGGCGTCCTCGGAGTAG